From the genome of Legionella beliardensis:
ATCTTTTACTGCTTACTGAACGGGAAACCGACTGCCTTTTCTTCTCTGGCTCTGGCCCTACTTCCTTCTTAGCTTCTTTAGTGATGAAATCAGGGCGTCTAGTTTCACTTTGGCGTTTAATTTCTCGCTCTTCTTTTAAGACTCCTGACTTTCGCTTGCTGCTTGCTAAGCTCTTAGGCGTTGTTTTTTTCTCTACTTCTTCTGGTTCTGATTTCTTTTTATTTTGTGGATCATTGAAAAAAGTATAATTTGTAATTGGAGCAGGTGCTTCTATTGTAATAGAGCTATTTAGTTCTTGGGGCTCTTCGAGGAAGATAGTATTTCCTGCTGCTATTAACTTGTCTACATTAATTTCCTCCTTCTTAACTGCAAACTCTTTAGCCAAAAAATAGATTTCATCTATATCCCGCTGCATGCCTGTTTTAAATCTCTCGTAAGAATCATTGAAATCTGTAAGGCCTTTAATTTTATCTGAGATTTTCTTAGGGTCAGCAACAAGGTTTGATATTTCTCTTCCTCTCTTAATCGTTGCTTTGGTGTTTTCTGCTTGAGTTAAAGCGGTTTCCAAATCTGCTCTCTTAAAATTTAATTTGCTCAATAAATCACTTAATGCTCTAATTTTCGCTGATTCTTCTTTAAAAATCTTTTCATTTTCTCCTTTAATTTTTAAAGAAGTGCCCATAGAAAGCGTATCCTTTTGATTTAATAGCTTAAAAATGGGGTTATTCATGCTTACAAATACTTTATTTTGCCCATGCCATTCTGGAGGTAGTACGAAATTTTGATCTAATTTTAAATCGAACAATTGCCATTTACCTTTTTGAGATGCCCAAAGCTTATAGGTATATGCCCCTTCTGCGTCTCTTAAAGCCACTAGGTGTTGGGCATTACTTAAGATTTCTGGGTTAAATTCGTCAGCATTGACTGACATTAAAATAAGATCTTGCCCTTTATACTGATTTTCTACGCGCTCTAAATCCGCTAATTCTCTACCTATTTCTCTAATCTTCTCATAAATTTCAGCTATTTCTAGAGCATATTCTTCTAATTTCAATTTTTTTGCTTTAGGTTCAGATTTCTTTACTCTAGTCTCAGTTTCTTTACTTTCGTTGCGGTCTTTCATAAGGTAATCCTAAATTTTGCTACTTTGGCCTTACAATAAAGTATAGCTTTTGCTCAAAGCAATGTTTAATTTTTATATAAATCGCTAATTATTTATAAAATTTATATAATTTTAAATCTATTTAATTGTTTAATTTTTAAGCGTTTGAAAGATAATATTTTTTAAGTAGCAATCTTTTCCTACCATTTCTATCCTTAGCCTTTTTATAATAATCATTAAATCAAATTGATAATTATTTGATCTATAATTACTTAATAATGTTTTAATTTTATCCTTATAAAAACAAAAATAGGCAATTGAGATTAACTAGTAGTATGAAAAGTTATAAATGCTTAGATTTTTTAGAGAAAAAGGGAATTGATTTTATTTATACTCCTTTTGATCAGGGTGCAACAACTAATATTTTAGATCCTGATTGGAAGGGCTCTTGTAATGCGCTATCGCATGAATGGATGTTACGTAAAATGTTTGTAGCAGATATGAGGGAACCCGCAACTTATGAAATCACAGAACCTCACCTACCTCATCCGGTCATTATAGGAGATAACGAGGCATCCCCAGAAAAAATACATAAAGATTTAAAGAAATTCTATAAATACGCTTCAACCGAGCAGTATCTAATAGATAAACATGTGCCAAGCTTAGAGGCTAAAGCAGATAAACTCCTTAACTATATCGAATCGCAGCAATTCCATTCTGGTATTATTGAAGCCAATATCTACATTAAGGATAAAAACAGAGGTGGACTTCCACAGAATTTCGGCCATGCTGTATCCTTCGTAAAACGGGGTAATGCCATTTCTTGGTTTGACCCTAATTATGGTGAAATTACTTTTTCCAACTTTAAGGACTTTCGCGTATGGTTTAAACAAGAGGTAAAAGAAGGCGCTTTAAATTATCTTTTTAGCATGGCCGACCATGAACATGAACAGACCTATCAAACGCTAGCAGATGTTTTTCCTCAGCCTAAGTTTACAGATGAACAAAAACAAATTGACAATCCTCTTGTTCAAAAAATTATTGCTAGGCGTGAAAAAGAGCAAGAGATTCGATCGCAAATTAAAGATTTTTTTATATACGATTACACTATTAAAACCTATTCAAGCCCTAGATATATTACGGAAAAAGAAGCATCTAGGTCATGTATGGAAGCATTTCAGGCAGAGCATCGACGATTATTTACTAAAGATAAAGACGGTTTCTTCAGTAAATGGTATAAAACTGAACTAAAAAATGATTGGGAGCTTAGCGATTATCTTAAACATGCGAAAGAAAATAATAACCGAAGTCGCGAAGCATTTGTCAATCTTAACTGGATGAATAAGGATGGCACGTTAACTGAAAATGCGCCAGAAGAGATTCTAGAAGCCTACTTTTCCATGGACGATCCATTACAATTAAAGCAGTGAACATCTAATTTACTCTTATAATTTTAATTTTCCTAAGACATGCCCACCCTTATCACTTCTAGGTGCTTCAAGAGCAAGAAAACTAACCAGAATAAGTCCATTTAATTTTCGGTTTTCTCGCGCATGTTTTATTTCATATTGGGAAAGTTTAATAAACAAGAGATAAGATAGAAGCCTAAGCAACTAGGTAATTGCTTAGGCTAAACTGAGATTAGCTGGAATAACAACTGCCATCTTGATTTATTAATACACTAATAACATTCTTATTCGATAAAATTATTTTACAAGCTTTACTGTAGCCTGCGAATTTGAAGGTCATTGTTGAATCTTCGCCAGTTAAACTTTTTTTCAAAATATGGTTTACATTTTCTTGGTTAAAAGCCAAAAGCCAGTCACCAAACTTTGCCATAGGAAAATCTGTTACTGACATATTCTCATTAGGACAATCCCAATTAGGTGCTGAACAGCTACCCCAATTTAAATTCCAATCCAGGTTAAGTTGTTTTGCTTTATTAACATTTTCTAAGCCAGCTAATTGAACCATTGTGGCTGAGGAAAGATTTAAATAAGCAACTAATGCCAAAAATATTGTTTTTTTCATTTTATTTCCTTCAAAAGAGGTCAATTTAAAGCAAATTAACCCACCGGAAACCCATTATGAATAATAAATTATCAATAAGCAAATAAAGTATTAAATAAGATTTGTATCTAATCTGTTTAATTGGAAACCTAGCTAAACAAATTAAAATTAGACAACACACTTATAACCATTTACTCTAATCTTTTTCATAGATGAAAAAAACGAGCACTAAAACCATTATTTTAATCATTCAAGGGAGCAAGTAGTGATGAAAATAACTAATCAACAATCCAAAACCGCAGGACCGATTGTAGTTAAAACTCATGATAACCAAGCGAGTATTTTCTCTAATCGTTTGGAACTTAAATCACTTAATCAGAGCAAAGATAGCTATTTAAATGAGCAATATGGTCTTCTTTTAGGAAAACCTGAAAATATTAGCATGTTTGGCGAAGGTAAAGTTTGGAGTACACAAGCGGTAAACGAATTTGTTGCAAGTGAGGTGCAAAAATGGAACAGTGGCGAAAACTATAGTAATTTTTCCGTTCATGATAAGCAAACTCAAGAGTTTATAGGCAGCTTATTTCTAAAACAAGTGAGTGATGAATTCGCTCACGTAGGCGCTGGCCATAAAAATACGGTAGAAATTGGGTATATTATTGATCA
Proteins encoded in this window:
- a CDS encoding GNAT family N-acetyltransferase — translated: MKITNQQSKTAGPIVVKTHDNQASIFSNRLELKSLNQSKDSYLNEQYGLLLGKPENISMFGEGKVWSTQAVNEFVASEVQKWNSGENYSNFSVHDKQTQEFIGSLFLKQVSDEFAHVGAGHKNTVEIGYIIDQRFGGKGYGTEVAILGKKYIKHVLATETQTKPVDLAVATVHPNNIGSKKILQKTLKHQEPEEFLKFGNRPRFLFFKPLKPEAISALQLTYEARL
- a CDS encoding YopT-type cysteine protease domain-containing protein, which produces MKSYKCLDFLEKKGIDFIYTPFDQGATTNILDPDWKGSCNALSHEWMLRKMFVADMREPATYEITEPHLPHPVIIGDNEASPEKIHKDLKKFYKYASTEQYLIDKHVPSLEAKADKLLNYIESQQFHSGIIEANIYIKDKNRGGLPQNFGHAVSFVKRGNAISWFDPNYGEITFSNFKDFRVWFKQEVKEGALNYLFSMADHEHEQTYQTLADVFPQPKFTDEQKQIDNPLVQKIIARREKEQEIRSQIKDFFIYDYTIKTYSSPRYITEKEASRSCMEAFQAEHRRLFTKDKDGFFSKWYKTELKNDWELSDYLKHAKENNNRSREAFVNLNWMNKDGTLTENAPEEILEAYFSMDDPLQLKQ